In Malus sylvestris chromosome 16, drMalSylv7.2, whole genome shotgun sequence, the following are encoded in one genomic region:
- the LOC126608655 gene encoding transcriptional regulator SUPERMAN-like — MEKKNLVSNSLKDHAGIVTRTIRSSKTTYEEEDYNIDGFSWPPRLYTCSFCKREFRSAQALGGHMNVHRRDRARLKGSPPRDGQYTSTILNLSLNKVPYPNPNFSSTSSPTSPSSLISPFSSTLPSLISPSAPPSPTFLVPSSENMKWVVGDTIFNHPRNLEGSDLGTKVKKSEKSFCEVGDRQRDGFIGEEKHGCIKTFKAADHPHHPILRLDLEIGLPGDSNKENLDLELRLGYS; from the coding sequence ATGGAGAAAAAGAATTTGGTGAGCAACAGCTTGAAAGATCATGCTGGTATTGTCACCAGAACCATTAGGAGCAGCAAGACTACCTATGAAGAAGAAGATTACAATATTGATGGGTTTTCATGGCCCCCAAGGTTGTACACTTGTAGCTTCTGCAAGAGAGAATTTAGATCTGCTCAAGCTCTTGGTGGGCATATGAATGTTCACCGAAGAGACCGAGCCAGGCTCAAAGGCTCACCCCCAAGAGACGGTCAGTACACTAGCACTATTCTTAACCTTAGCCTCAACAAAGTGCCataccctaaccctaatttttcATCAACATCATCACCAACCTCACCATCCTCCTTGATTTCACCATTTAGTAGCACATTACCCTCTTTGATATCACCATCAGCTCCTCCTTCACCTACTTTTTTGGTGCCATCTAGCGAAAATATGAAATGGGTTGTGGGAGACACCATTTTTAATCACCCTCGAAACCTCGAAGGCTCGGATCTTGGCACTAAAGTTAAGAAGAGTGAAAAATCATTTTGTGAAGTAGGAGATCGTCAACGTGATGGTTTCATTGGGGAAGAAAAACATGGGTGCATAAAGACTTTCAAGGCAGCTGATCATCCTCATCATCCGATTCTTAGGTTGGACTTGGAGATTGGTCTGCCTGGTGACTCAAATAAGGAGAACTTAGATTTGGAACTTCGATTGGGATACTCCTAG